In the Scomber japonicus isolate fScoJap1 chromosome 18, fScoJap1.pri, whole genome shotgun sequence genome, one interval contains:
- the LOC128378334 gene encoding uncharacterized protein LOC128378334 encodes MKTSVRVVSCCVALILALTSVSAVQKHKSINGLKKINFGQSVPTHSLVLLHWFANTVDIDNNNVIWLTFDPNGDYGSHHYGNYEGLLDPLPHGNVRYSYYTVGNINQDTSVPLPTYVIHPPVEEYVGTNLDRIIFRVREYNTGWQVLQAIDQVYITQHYGNSYATRYDPAHTYQITTNLLREIRLFSVEDYGRNSLSELRDHFGSNINDFQLRNLTNTWGNLACLGLLLFIVIQEKHLCKQQNNRSQRATKREAPDVVISFPENRQNHNAHVSVSFGDLLPQDHITLEVATCTNGKARILWSNVTRHRLKEGVMVVLFKDNKGQEAIYYKSIDGEEGSYDTSVPLNDGLQVRLHKVRRQFCFWTRVGEEICRGPEFKDPKAVNITGYQARLQLFVKDGKACARLYVDKSFSEWRSEFNKSWVGFYTSTDKGTNEYEWWQWQWATKFSPSTDFRTSSYDVYEYRSSMAIAPGVQARFILSDEVVKARTPSWR; translated from the coding sequence ATGAAGACGTCAGTAAGAGTTGTGAGTTGCTGTGTAGCACTGATTCTTGCCCTCACCTCTGTGTCAGCTGTGCAAAAGCATAAGTCAATCAATGGTCTGAAGAAAATCAACTTTGGTCAGTCTGTACCCACACACAGTCTTGTGCTGCTCCACTGGTTTGCCAACACAGTTGATATTGACAATAACAATGTCATATGGCTGACCTTTGATCCAAATGGAGATTATGGCTCACATCATTACGGGAACTATGAGGGGCTGTTGGACCCACTGCCTCATGGAAATGTCAGATACAGCTACTACACTGTTGGTAATATCAACCAGGACACATCTGTGCCACTTCCAACGTATGTTATCCATCCTCCAGTAGAGGAGTATGTGGGAACAAACTTGGACCGAATCATATTCAGAGTCAGGGAGTAcaacacaggatggcaagttCTGCAGGCAATAGACCAAGTGTACATCACACAGCATTATGGAAATTCATATGCCACAAGGTATGATCCAGCTCACACCTACCAGATCACTACTAACCTCTTAAGAGAGATCAGACTGTTTTCTGTGGAAGATTATGGCAGGAACTCactgtcagagctcagagatcaCTTTGGAAGTAACATTAATGATTTCCAGTTAAGGAACCTCACAAACACATGGGGTAACCTTGCTTGCCTTGGACTGCTGTTGTTTATTGTGATCCAGGAAAAGCACTTGtgtaaacaacaaaacaacagatcCCAGCGTGCGACAAAAAGAGAAGCACCTGATGTTGTCATCAGTTTTccagaaaacagacaaaaccacAACGCTCATGTTTCAGTGTCCTTTGGAGATCTCTTGCCTCAGGATCACATAACACTTGAGGTGGCGACCTGCACGAACGGAAAAGCCAGGATTCTCTGGAGCAATGTTACTAGACATCGTCTAAAAGAAGGTGTGATGGTGGTGCTTTTTAAGGACAATAAGGGCCAGGAGGCCATCTATTACAAATCGATTGATGGCGAAGAAGGCAGTTATGACACCTCAGTACCCCTGAATGACGGCCTGCAGGTCCGACTGCATAAGGTGAGGAGACAGTTCTGTTTTTGGACAAGGGTTGGAGAGGAGATTTGCAGGGGTCCAGAGTTTAAAGATCCAAAAGCAGTGAATATAACAGGCTACCAAGCAAGACTACAACTCTTTGTAAAGGATGGTAAAGCTTGTGCTCGCTTATATGTTGACAAGTCTTTCAGTGAGTGGAGGTCAGAATTTAACAAGTCTTGGGTTGGATTCTACACCTCCACAGATAAAGGCACAAATGAATATGAATGGTGGCAATGGCAGTGGGCAACTAAATTCTCACCATCCACTGATTTTAGGACATCCTCTTATGATGTCTATGAGTATCGCTCGAGTATGGCAATAGCCCCAGGAGTCCAAGCAAGATTCATACTCAGTGATGAAGTAGTTAAAGCACGCACTCCCAGCTGGAGGTGA
- the LOC128378333 gene encoding uncharacterized protein LOC128378333 encodes MTTSIRVVSCCVALILALTSVSAVQKLNSINDLKKINFGQSVPKHSLVLLHWFANTVDIDNNDIVRLTFDPNGDYGSHHYGNYEGLLDPLPHGNVRYSYYTVGNINQDTSVPLPTYVIHPPVEEYVGTNLDRIIFRVREYNTGWQVLQAIDQVYITQHYGNSYATRYDPAHTYQITTNLLREIRLFSVEDNDRNSLSELRDHFGSNIDYFQLRNLTNTWGNLACLGLLLFIVIQEKHLRKQQNNRSQHAAKKEAPDVVISFPENRQNHNAHVSVSFGDLLPQDHVTLEVTTRTNGKARILWSNVNRDRLKEGVMVVLFKDNNGQEAIYYKSIDGGKGSYDTSVPLNDGLQVRLHKVRKQCCFWTRAGEEICRGPEFKDPKAVNITGYQARLQLFVKDGKACARLYVDRSFSEWRSEFNKSWVGFYTSTDKGTNEYEWWQWQWATKFTPSTDFRTSSYDVYEYRSSMAIAPGVQARFILSDEVVKARTPSWR; translated from the coding sequence ATGACGACGTCAATAAGAGTTGTGAGTTGCTGTGTGGCATTGATTCTTGCCCTCACCTCTGTGTCAGCTGTGCAAAAGCTCAATTCAATCAATGATTTGAAGAAAATCAACTTTGGTCAGTCTGTACCTAAGCACAGTCTTGTGCTGCTCCACTGGTTTGCCAACACAGTTGATATTGACAATAACGATATTGTACGACTGACCTTTGATCCAAATGGAGATTATGGCTCACATCATTACGGGAACTATGAGGGGCTGTTGGACCCACTGCCTCATGGAAATGTCAGATACAGCTACTACACTGTTGGTAATATCAACCAGGACACATCTGTGCCACTTCCAACGTATGTTATCCATCCTCCAGTAGAGGAGTATGTGGGAACAAACTTGGACCGAATCATATTCAGAGTCAGGGAGTAcaacacaggatggcaagttCTGCAGGCAATAGACCAAGTGTACATCACACAGCATTATGGAAATTCATATGCCACAAGGTATGATCCAGCTCACACCTACCAGATCACTACTAACCTCTTAAGAGAGATCAGACTGTTTTCTGTGGAAGACAATGACAGGAACTCACTATCAGAGCTCAGAGATCACTTTGGAAGCAACATTGATTATTTCCAGTTAAGGAACCTCACAAACACATGGGGTAACCTTGCTTGCCTTGGACTGCTGTTGTTTATTGTGATCCAGGAAAAGCACTTGcgtaaacaacaaaacaacagatcCCAACATGCGGCAAAAAAAGAAGCACCTGATGTTGTCATCAGCTTTccagaaaacagacaaaaccacAACGCTCACGTTTCAGTGTCCTTTGGAGATCTCTTGCCTCAGGATCACGTAACACTTGAGGTAACAACGCGCACAAATGGGAAAGCCAGGATTCTCTGGAGCAATGTTAATAGAGATCGTCTAAAAGAAGGTGTGATGGTAGTGCTTTTTAAGGACAATAACGGCCAGGAGGCCATCTATTACAAATCGATTGATGGCGGAAAAGGCAGTTACGACACCTCAGTACCCCTGAATGACGGCCTGCAGGTCCGACTACATAAGGTGAGGAAACAGTGCTGTTTTTGGACAAGGGCTGGAGAGGAGATTTGCAGGGGTCCAGAGTTTAAAGATCCAAAAGCAGTGAATATAACGGGCTACCAAGCAAGACTACAACTCTTTGTAAAGGATGGTAAAGCTTGTGCTCGCTTATATGTTGACAGGTCTTTCAGTGAGTGGAGGTCAGAATTTAACAAGTCTTGGGTTGGATTCTACACCTCCACAGATAAAGGCACAAATGAATATGAATGGTGGCAATGGCAGTGGGCAACTAAATTTACACCATCCACTGATTTTAGGACATCCTCTTATGATGTCTATGAGTATCGCTCGAGTATGGCAATAGCCCCAGGAGTCCAAGCAAGATTCATACTCAGTGATGAAGTAGTTAAAGCACGCACTCCCAGCTGGAGGTGA